The following coding sequences lie in one Mycobacterium gordonae genomic window:
- a CDS encoding WXG100-like domain-containing protein: protein MGIPKPFGGHAEQMLEPDAWPEADEDVLFDRAHAWTRILHQVDEVLGANRRHRAEMFECDGWRGAAAAAAADELSRNIDQLVALQHMLATVITWQRHVAGSIVDAKAAISDNVEIANQRINVIVNDPRLTAHSRRTAIDALVGEAYLENAGVVAATAELIQVSRSWQPPNGALENLLDQKVPPTFTVAVPDWESTTLGNGDSPAGQRPPPPVPDNAAPSPPRVDADTILPVTPKPTPVDPAPGEGTRPPAPATRPPNWSGPTSSSPVNAPVGATSGGWPGPIPSTTPSGQTVPSRPATPSAPTGPAKPLYPATATKPPATGEHSLEAAGAAPVAAQSSSHLAGEQALSATSNMGGMPMGPMAAPASSAAGGGRSGGGTAPAVSNGSAKPAASVRQAAANRAVETFRMANDDLIGSGDREQPAEHAQDGAAAMIPVSAARMERDAIAEAAAADAARRQGTDPLRLGRRIAAALNAPGKGRPVDLGFYWITAVTADGAIVVANSYGLAYLPDGMRLPDEVHMASADSTIPAAVRARWATYPVMAVQGWATHHDRKLRVVIGTEQQLANSDSGAAKIVLQPDDIPAAGDMPGRTRLEVVDRAASDLLAATTDARLIQLLPPAPTIAEQRRSREPAGSEEPGKGAPMVPARLAKRLRDIAPPPPQPATASRRDEQLTRLWLAVSKPLASSHPDRQAVHLGAFRTYAAQAQSVLLIEARQATDPVAQRVAVADWLYWKCIARLMDAALADAA from the coding sequence ATGGGCATCCCCAAGCCGTTCGGCGGCCACGCCGAGCAGATGCTCGAGCCCGATGCATGGCCGGAAGCCGACGAGGACGTTCTCTTCGACCGCGCGCATGCGTGGACGCGCATCTTGCACCAGGTTGACGAAGTGCTGGGAGCGAACCGCCGGCACCGGGCGGAAATGTTCGAGTGCGACGGCTGGAGGGGCGCTGCGGCTGCCGCCGCGGCCGACGAGCTCAGCCGCAACATCGATCAGTTGGTGGCTCTGCAGCACATGCTGGCAACCGTCATCACCTGGCAGCGTCACGTCGCCGGCTCGATTGTCGATGCCAAAGCTGCAATCAGCGACAACGTTGAGATCGCGAACCAACGAATCAACGTCATCGTCAACGATCCCCGGCTGACGGCTCACTCGCGACGCACGGCCATCGATGCGCTGGTCGGCGAGGCGTACTTGGAGAATGCCGGTGTTGTCGCCGCAACCGCCGAACTAATCCAGGTGAGCAGATCGTGGCAACCCCCTAATGGCGCCCTGGAAAACCTGCTCGACCAAAAGGTCCCGCCGACGTTTACCGTTGCGGTCCCTGACTGGGAATCGACGACGCTTGGGAACGGAGATTCGCCGGCCGGCCAACGCCCCCCGCCGCCCGTGCCGGACAACGCGGCACCGTCTCCACCGCGGGTGGATGCGGACACAATATTGCCCGTAACGCCGAAGCCAACACCCGTGGACCCCGCGCCGGGAGAGGGGACTCGGCCGCCGGCACCGGCGACGCGTCCGCCAAACTGGTCGGGTCCGACCTCGTCGAGTCCGGTCAACGCGCCAGTCGGGGCGACTTCGGGGGGCTGGCCCGGTCCGATACCCTCGACGACCCCGTCGGGTCAGACCGTACCATCGCGGCCGGCGACGCCGTCGGCTCCGACAGGTCCGGCGAAACCGTTGTACCCGGCGACTGCGACGAAACCGCCGGCCACGGGCGAGCACAGCCTCGAGGCGGCGGGGGCGGCGCCGGTAGCGGCGCAATCGTCGTCGCATCTCGCGGGGGAGCAGGCGTTGTCGGCGACGAGCAACATGGGCGGCATGCCGATGGGACCGATGGCAGCTCCCGCGTCCAGTGCTGCCGGGGGTGGTCGTTCGGGTGGGGGGACAGCACCCGCAGTCAGCAACGGTTCGGCCAAGCCTGCCGCTTCGGTACGCCAGGCGGCGGCTAACCGCGCGGTAGAAACCTTTCGGATGGCAAACGATGACCTGATCGGTTCAGGGGACCGCGAGCAACCGGCCGAGCACGCCCAGGATGGCGCCGCCGCAATGATCCCTGTCTCGGCGGCCCGGATGGAGCGCGATGCGATCGCCGAGGCTGCGGCTGCCGATGCCGCGCGCCGCCAGGGGACAGATCCGTTGCGGTTGGGTCGGCGCATCGCGGCGGCGTTGAACGCGCCGGGCAAAGGTCGCCCAGTCGATCTGGGGTTCTATTGGATTACCGCGGTGACGGCTGACGGCGCCATTGTCGTAGCGAACAGCTACGGGCTGGCCTACCTGCCGGATGGCATGCGGTTGCCTGACGAGGTCCATATGGCCAGCGCGGACTCGACGATCCCAGCAGCCGTGCGGGCGCGTTGGGCCACCTATCCCGTAATGGCAGTGCAGGGCTGGGCGACGCATCACGACCGCAAGCTGCGTGTTGTGATTGGTACTGAGCAGCAACTGGCCAACTCGGACTCCGGTGCGGCCAAAATCGTGCTACAGCCGGACGACATCCCAGCCGCGGGCGACATGCCCGGTAGAACCCGACTCGAGGTGGTCGATCGGGCAGCGTCCGACCTGCTCGCTGCGACGACCGATGCGCGGTTGATCCAATTGTTGCCGCCGGCACCAACGATTGCCGAGCAACGCCGCTCGCGCGAACCGGCCGGGTCCGAGGAACCGGGGAAGGGTGCACCGATGGTTCCCGCGCGGCTGGCCAAACGTTTAAGGGATATCGCACCGCCGCCCCCGCAGCCAGCGACCGCCAGTCGACGGGATGAACAGCTCACCAGGTTGTGGTTAGCCGTGTCGAAGCCGCTGGCCAGCAGCCATCCTGACCGCCAGGCTGTTCACCTCGGCGCGTTCCGCACCTACGCGGCTCAGGCCCAATCGGTGTTGCTCATTGAGGCGCGCCAGGCAACCGATCCGGTTGCCCAGCGAGTCGCCGTAGCCGACTGGCTGTATTGGAAATGCATCGCTCGACTCATGGATGCCGCCCTGGCCGACGCTGCGTGA
- a CDS encoding EspB family ESX-1 secretion system-associated protein: MAQTLKVEYEELMARADEIEQPIPRVPSVNPQAPCRLQFVDDSAVQIALSADAMRLYLRAGEREWKKLATSLRNAAKAYESVDDGSAAALNTVAFDGSGTTAGAAADNQMSVVCDPDEDFGGALPPPPAPPPFQFPYYEVREAATLITTGDAGQAYEAFAAEWDAFQRALQAETYRFRPFNSWEGASQIAVEANFDAQRQWIYSMSALCANLSQQVLRVVDAHKKASVYGQHGTWDQQGNRAVPAEHPTTYEVSQCDYWYRYYVSTNSPYLSYAIEWYEELQAQSETSLQLYTANAGIPLPPVIPATPPGAFRIAPPADTPDPDTPNPGDVPDGVTPTPDVPAADDLSGSSLSDLANTTTPFTGMPGGMSPPPQNDPKLTEAIDKLGKATGGAAVNPAGLGGSGGGAGLPKMPLGAAAGTAGAGPAAAAAGRTGLDAVISGSAGRGGAGVGGMPMGGAPGGQGKDGKQGKRVGSEDEALYTEERAWTGGVIGRRRTKDDGDQAS; the protein is encoded by the coding sequence ATGGCGCAGACCCTGAAGGTTGAATACGAGGAGCTGATGGCGCGGGCGGACGAGATCGAGCAGCCCATACCTCGCGTACCGTCGGTGAACCCGCAAGCGCCGTGCCGGCTCCAATTCGTCGACGATTCTGCGGTTCAGATTGCGCTGTCCGCTGACGCGATGCGGTTGTACCTGCGAGCGGGCGAACGGGAGTGGAAGAAGCTGGCGACATCCCTGCGGAATGCGGCCAAGGCATATGAATCGGTCGACGACGGTTCCGCTGCGGCCCTCAATACGGTCGCATTTGATGGCTCTGGCACCACGGCGGGTGCCGCCGCCGACAACCAGATGAGCGTGGTGTGTGATCCAGATGAGGATTTCGGTGGTGCGCTACCACCGCCCCCCGCCCCGCCGCCGTTTCAATTCCCGTACTACGAGGTCAGAGAGGCGGCGACGCTCATCACAACGGGTGACGCGGGGCAGGCGTATGAGGCATTTGCTGCTGAATGGGATGCATTTCAGCGAGCCTTGCAGGCGGAGACGTATCGTTTTCGTCCGTTCAATTCCTGGGAGGGCGCATCCCAAATAGCCGTCGAGGCGAATTTTGACGCTCAGCGGCAATGGATATACAGCATGTCGGCCCTGTGTGCCAACTTGAGCCAGCAGGTTCTGCGGGTAGTGGATGCCCACAAAAAGGCATCAGTGTACGGCCAACATGGGACGTGGGATCAGCAAGGTAACCGCGCAGTTCCGGCGGAACATCCGACCACCTACGAGGTATCGCAGTGTGACTACTGGTACCGGTATTACGTGAGCACGAATAGTCCGTATCTGAGTTATGCCATTGAGTGGTACGAGGAGTTGCAGGCGCAATCGGAGACCTCGCTGCAACTTTATACGGCCAATGCCGGCATCCCCCTGCCGCCGGTAATACCTGCGACTCCGCCTGGGGCCTTTCGGATCGCCCCGCCAGCCGATACACCCGACCCGGACACCCCCAATCCAGGGGATGTGCCCGACGGCGTCACACCGACGCCTGACGTTCCGGCTGCCGATGATCTTTCTGGGAGCAGCTTGTCCGACCTGGCGAACACGACCACACCCTTCACCGGGATGCCCGGCGGCATGTCGCCGCCGCCGCAGAATGACCCGAAGCTGACCGAGGCGATCGACAAGCTCGGAAAAGCCACTGGCGGTGCCGCTGTCAACCCGGCGGGACTGGGAGGCTCCGGTGGTGGCGCAGGCCTGCCGAAAATGCCGCTGGGGGCGGCAGCGGGTACCGCAGGCGCGGGCCCGGCAGCTGCCGCTGCAGGTAGGACGGGCCTGGATGCGGTGATTTCCGGCTCAGCCGGCAGAGGTGGCGCGGGTGTAGGCGGCATGCCGATGGGAGGTGCCCCCGGCGGTCAGGGGAAAGACGGTAAACAGGGCAAACGCGTCGGGTCCGAGGACGAGGCGCTCTATACCGAGGAACGGGCCTGGACCGGTGGCGTCATCGGGCGCCGTCGGACAAAAGACGACGGGGACCAGGCAAGCTGA
- a CDS encoding DUF4254 domain-containing protein, producing MPDVDADPQHETTLVDACLLAAVRQFYDCALSWHDVERIAVAGDGVEAKALLLHALNFDLWHHEDAVHRVGAGDHEIARRKRCIDDLNGRRCATIEDIDVTLLEGLDPNPRAPLHTETPATVVDRLSVLALRILHAKRATDHHSRVVLLQEQYDDLLGGLGELLAGLRAGTANFKVYRQFKSAGQRNYCGLFEKRET from the coding sequence ATGCCAGACGTCGATGCTGATCCTCAGCACGAGACGACGCTGGTCGACGCGTGCCTACTGGCCGCTGTGCGCCAGTTCTATGACTGCGCACTGTCATGGCACGATGTCGAACGCATTGCCGTCGCCGGAGATGGCGTCGAAGCAAAGGCGTTGCTGCTGCACGCTTTGAATTTCGATCTCTGGCATCACGAAGACGCGGTTCACCGAGTTGGTGCCGGCGACCACGAGATCGCTCGCAGGAAGCGTTGCATCGACGACCTAAACGGCCGGCGTTGCGCGACAATCGAAGACATCGACGTCACCCTGCTGGAGGGTCTCGATCCGAACCCGCGTGCTCCGCTACACACCGAGACGCCCGCAACCGTCGTTGATCGTCTATCGGTACTGGCACTGCGGATCTTGCACGCGAAACGAGCAACGGATCACCATTCGCGCGTTGTGCTGCTCCAAGAGCAATACGACGACCTGCTGGGGGGACTCGGAGAATTGCTGGCCGGCCTGCGGGCCGGCACCGCGAACTTTAAAGTCTATCGGCAATTCAAATCGGCCGGGCAGCGAAATTACTGCGGGCTCTTCGAGAAGCGCGAGACATGA
- a CDS encoding glycosyltransferase family 9 protein, with product MALTPDSTAGPSGDDTEPHRVPLSHALQAHRPAVCFIANIGDALLTLPTLRALGELFTAPITLICPKVVFDLCFREVSQLHVDTTGLPLTGPHPVPGVPLRSIDHQTLAEQIGAVDVFIDTLAWNSLSNVVIRPLVERLAPTTTIGFRTKHGYDFVVTKEECHAADLTFKLARLFDASLRIENYAQPVALPSSVWDRVRSIRSALPDGTKVLAVHADTNWAEKRWSAENFIELLDRFLSRHRDFVVWIVGMGHEELKTGRERDRVFPYLGMPLDLAVGMVCRADLFLGIDSAMLHAADLGGVPGVGLFGPTRSATWGFRFEHHRHVDMATMADISVEAVLDALEELVDDAASRQ from the coding sequence ATGGCGCTCACGCCTGATTCAACGGCCGGCCCTTCCGGTGATGACACCGAACCTCATCGCGTCCCGTTGAGCCACGCATTGCAAGCTCACCGGCCCGCGGTATGTTTCATCGCCAACATCGGGGACGCCTTGCTGACGCTACCGACGCTGCGGGCTTTAGGTGAACTATTCACCGCCCCAATCACTTTGATCTGCCCGAAGGTCGTCTTCGACCTGTGCTTTCGAGAGGTAAGTCAGCTTCATGTGGACACCACCGGGTTACCGCTGACCGGACCGCACCCAGTGCCGGGGGTACCCTTGCGATCCATCGATCACCAGACGCTGGCGGAACAAATCGGTGCCGTCGATGTATTCATCGATACCCTGGCATGGAACTCGTTGTCCAATGTCGTTATCCGCCCACTCGTGGAACGTCTTGCCCCCACGACGACGATCGGATTCCGCACCAAGCATGGCTACGACTTCGTAGTGACGAAAGAGGAATGCCACGCCGCAGATCTGACTTTCAAGCTGGCGCGCCTTTTCGATGCGTCGCTGCGCATCGAGAACTACGCTCAGCCAGTAGCCCTCCCGTCGTCCGTATGGGACCGGGTCCGGTCGATCCGGTCCGCCCTGCCTGATGGCACCAAGGTCCTTGCGGTACACGCCGACACGAATTGGGCCGAGAAGCGTTGGTCTGCAGAGAACTTCATTGAACTGCTGGACCGCTTTTTGTCGCGCCATCGCGACTTCGTCGTCTGGATCGTGGGAATGGGGCACGAGGAACTCAAGACCGGGCGCGAACGGGACCGGGTATTTCCCTACCTGGGAATGCCGCTCGATCTCGCCGTGGGCATGGTCTGCCGCGCGGATCTCTTCCTTGGGATCGATTCCGCTATGCTCCATGCCGCGGATTTGGGGGGCGTTCCCGGCGTTGGGCTCTTCGGTCCCACGCGCAGCGCGACCTGGGGGTTCAGATTCGAACACCACCGGCACGTTGACATGGCCACTATGGCAGACATCTCGGTGGAAGCTGTGCTCGATGCACTGGAAGAACTCGTCGATGACGCAGCCTCGCGGCAGTGA
- a CDS encoding sulfotransferase family protein codes for MQLFIVGAPRSGTTIVTQYLNFHCDVQLFDEIDLLQVSRRGSSVVGTLRSFLTDRGVYADFRRYAREAADPAHALRRVMSEFTGPGTIWGEKNPWYATQLSALRRVFPDAVPVFVLRDPREVVNSMLAHRDSPMRRSVDFWIKDTVPGALELVRKCLQPLDTDSDQLVVLNYEAFAARPATTLNAALSRCGLTFSDQAPDVAYSPPETVGDHQFLRNGSLLPWKVGNLCPLHPAAPARDRADAGDPAWKEVDVLARNLGFD; via the coding sequence GTGCAGCTTTTCATCGTAGGAGCGCCGAGATCGGGGACCACGATCGTCACCCAGTACCTCAATTTTCACTGCGATGTGCAGCTTTTCGACGAGATCGACCTGCTGCAGGTCAGTCGACGCGGCTCGTCGGTGGTGGGAACTCTACGGTCCTTCCTGACTGATCGCGGCGTCTACGCCGACTTTCGGCGATATGCGAGGGAAGCGGCCGATCCAGCTCATGCCTTGCGCAGGGTGATGAGCGAGTTCACCGGCCCGGGCACCATCTGGGGTGAGAAGAACCCTTGGTATGCGACCCAACTGAGTGCGCTGCGCCGGGTGTTTCCGGACGCTGTGCCCGTCTTCGTGCTGCGAGACCCGCGCGAGGTCGTGAATTCCATGTTGGCGCACCGGGACTCGCCCATGCGCAGGTCCGTCGACTTCTGGATCAAGGACACGGTGCCAGGGGCCTTGGAGCTGGTCAGGAAGTGCCTGCAACCGCTCGACACCGATTCGGACCAATTGGTCGTACTGAACTACGAGGCCTTCGCGGCTCGACCGGCAACGACCCTTAATGCCGCTTTGAGTCGGTGCGGTCTGACGTTCTCCGACCAGGCTCCTGACGTCGCCTATTCACCGCCTGAGACCGTCGGTGATCACCAGTTCCTCCGCAACGGCTCCCTCCTGCCATGGAAGGTCGGCAATCTGTGTCCGCTGCACCCGGCGGCGCCCGCGCGGGATCGCGCGGACGCCGGCGATCCAGCCTGGAAAGAGGTGGATGTCCTCGCGCGAAACCTGGGTTTCGATTGA
- a CDS encoding YbaB/EbfC family nucleoid-associated protein has translation MGIDPAPQHHQVSETLEQLKRFNTLLENQMIQSETGSFTASDEEKTVTATINGHRLLTGLSIEEGMLRLGAETVEQRINEAIANAQAEATAAIAGKQQQMIASLIEVTANLAKSVGLSL, from the coding sequence ATGGGCATCGACCCGGCGCCGCAGCACCACCAGGTATCCGAGACGTTGGAGCAATTGAAACGATTCAATACCCTTCTCGAGAACCAGATGATCCAGTCCGAGACGGGATCCTTCACTGCCTCGGATGAAGAGAAGACGGTCACCGCCACCATCAACGGGCACCGCTTGTTGACCGGTTTGTCCATCGAGGAGGGCATGCTGCGGCTGGGCGCCGAAACCGTCGAGCAGCGGATCAACGAGGCGATTGCCAACGCGCAGGCTGAGGCGACGGCAGCCATCGCCGGAAAGCAGCAGCAAATGATCGCATCCCTGATCGAAGTCACCGCTAATCTGGCGAAATCGGTGGGCCTTTCCCTCTGA
- a CDS encoding serine/threonine-protein kinase PknD, whose product MQGTHFGRYRLQSVLGQGGMGEVWRAYDTETNRVVAVKLLPPQLATDRTFVRRFRREAEAAAQLNDPHIIPIHHYGEIDGRLYVDMRLVEGRDLEETLANGPLAPRRAVHIVEQVARALRAAHKIGLVHRDVKPGNILVGEDDFAYLIDFGIARGADDAGLTGSREMIGSWPYMAPERLMAADADARADIYALTCVLYECLTGNRPFPGDSLESQVTAHLTLPPPRPSATRPDLPVELDAVIAKGMAKEPGDRYQTVTELAAAVQEAPLDPETASSAPTLTATPAVTAVDAKPPLFARMSPRARIALGAVLVTLVAAVVVTITVRVHAVRTQSPPAAASKPSPPPSPVPVEVVLPFAGLNGPLGVAADGAGNIYVVDNGNNRVVKLDAATREQSVLPFRDLRYAVGIAVDGRGNVYVTDSYNERVIKLAPGAAGQTVVKLERLGPHGVAADGVGNLYVADWIKDRVLKVAAGTGAQSAVPLTGLDGPEGVAVDGAGDVYVADLGDGQVIKLTTATGAQTTVPFFGLVKPYGVAVDGADNVYVSDSGTGRVVRVAGGTGTQTVLPFPELDGPRGLAVDGAGNLYVAETGKNRVLKLPKA is encoded by the coding sequence GTGCAGGGGACGCACTTCGGGCGCTACCGGTTGCAGAGTGTTCTGGGCCAGGGCGGCATGGGTGAGGTGTGGCGCGCCTATGACACCGAGACCAACCGCGTCGTGGCGGTCAAGCTCCTGCCCCCGCAGCTGGCCACCGACCGGACGTTCGTGCGGCGATTCCGCCGCGAAGCGGAGGCAGCCGCGCAGCTCAACGATCCGCACATCATCCCGATCCACCACTACGGTGAAATCGACGGCCGGCTGTACGTCGACATGCGGCTGGTCGAGGGGCGTGACCTGGAAGAAACCCTGGCGAACGGGCCACTGGCCCCCCGGCGGGCGGTACACATCGTCGAGCAGGTCGCCCGGGCGCTGCGCGCCGCGCACAAGATCGGCCTGGTGCACCGCGACGTCAAACCGGGCAACATCCTGGTCGGCGAGGACGATTTCGCGTATCTGATCGATTTCGGCATCGCCCGGGGCGCAGACGATGCCGGACTGACCGGCTCCCGGGAGATGATCGGCAGCTGGCCGTACATGGCACCGGAGCGGTTGATGGCCGCAGACGCCGACGCCCGGGCCGACATCTACGCCCTGACGTGTGTGCTGTACGAGTGCCTGACCGGCAACCGGCCCTTTCCGGGCGACTCGCTGGAAAGTCAGGTCACCGCGCACCTGACGTTGCCACCGCCGCGGCCGTCGGCAACCCGGCCTGACCTGCCGGTCGAACTCGACGCCGTCATCGCCAAAGGCATGGCCAAAGAGCCCGGCGACCGGTACCAGACCGTCACGGAACTGGCCGCCGCCGTTCAAGAAGCGCCGCTCGATCCCGAGACCGCCAGCAGTGCCCCGACCCTGACCGCGACCCCGGCGGTGACCGCCGTCGATGCCAAGCCACCGCTGTTCGCCCGGATGAGCCCGCGGGCGCGGATCGCGCTCGGCGCTGTTCTGGTCACCCTGGTCGCGGCCGTCGTCGTCACCATCACCGTCCGTGTCCACGCTGTCCGCACCCAGTCGCCCCCGGCAGCGGCTTCGAAGCCGTCTCCACCGCCGTCCCCGGTGCCGGTCGAGGTCGTGCTGCCGTTCGCCGGGCTCAACGGCCCGCTCGGGGTCGCGGCGGACGGCGCCGGCAACATCTACGTTGTCGACAACGGCAACAACCGGGTGGTGAAGCTGGATGCGGCCACCAGGGAACAGAGCGTGCTGCCGTTCCGCGACCTCCGGTACGCGGTCGGGATCGCGGTCGACGGCCGCGGCAACGTCTACGTCACCGACTCCTACAACGAGCGGGTGATCAAGCTGGCACCCGGCGCGGCGGGCCAGACCGTGGTGAAGCTGGAGCGGCTAGGTCCGCACGGCGTGGCGGCGGACGGCGTCGGCAACCTCTACGTCGCCGACTGGATCAAGGATCGGGTGCTGAAGGTGGCGGCCGGTACGGGGGCCCAGTCGGCGGTGCCCCTCACGGGACTGGACGGACCCGAGGGGGTGGCGGTGGATGGCGCCGGTGACGTCTATGTCGCCGATCTCGGCGACGGACAGGTGATCAAGCTGACCACCGCCACCGGCGCCCAGACGACGGTGCCGTTCTTCGGGCTGGTCAAGCCCTATGGCGTGGCGGTGGACGGCGCCGACAACGTCTACGTCAGCGATTCGGGCACCGGCCGGGTGGTGCGCGTGGCGGGCGGTACCGGTACCCAGACGGTGCTGCCCTTTCCCGAGCTCGACGGTCCGCGCGGCCTGGCCGTGGATGGCGCCGGGAATCTCTACGTCGCCGAGACCGGCAAGAACCGGGTGCTGAAGCTGCCGAAGGCTTGA
- a CDS encoding SGNH/GDSL hydrolase family protein: MSVASAGCVAPPTAGPGSAARSNYVAMGDSFAAAPGVPEPAAPRGCHKSTNNYPAVLARRLAAAAFHDVTCSGATTDDVVNREQRTDHGLIPRQLDMVGPPTDLITITIGANDVGLAGDAESCQVKAANPRPCTAAFVVDNIDRVSSSISEQVPVWAAMIDQMRAGAPRARIILVGYGIFVRPGGCFPTQPLLPSDANYLQAKVDELDERQRQLAADKGVEFFDTRSLSEGHDMCAPASERYVEGYITEGSSVPLHPTALGAVALGNALTDYLVLSENR, encoded by the coding sequence GTGAGTGTTGCGTCCGCCGGTTGCGTGGCGCCGCCCACAGCCGGCCCCGGCTCGGCCGCCCGGTCCAATTACGTCGCGATGGGCGATTCGTTCGCGGCAGCGCCCGGCGTGCCGGAGCCGGCGGCGCCGCGCGGCTGTCACAAGTCGACCAACAACTATCCGGCCGTGCTGGCCCGTCGTCTCGCGGCCGCCGCGTTCCACGACGTCACGTGCAGCGGAGCCACCACCGATGATGTCGTCAACCGGGAACAGCGGACAGACCACGGGCTGATCCCTCGCCAACTCGACATGGTCGGTCCGCCGACGGACCTGATCACCATCACCATCGGCGCCAACGACGTCGGGTTGGCGGGCGACGCGGAGTCATGTCAGGTCAAAGCGGCCAATCCGCGGCCCTGTACCGCGGCGTTCGTCGTCGACAACATCGACCGCGTCTCGAGCAGCATCAGCGAGCAGGTCCCGGTGTGGGCCGCGATGATCGACCAGATGCGAGCCGGTGCGCCCAGGGCGCGCATCATCCTGGTGGGCTACGGAATCTTCGTCCGCCCCGGTGGCTGCTTTCCCACCCAACCGCTGCTGCCCAGCGACGCCAACTACCTGCAGGCCAAGGTCGACGAGCTCGACGAGCGGCAACGCCAACTCGCCGCCGACAAGGGGGTGGAGTTCTTCGACACCCGATCGCTGTCCGAGGGCCACGACATGTGCGCCCCGGCGAGCGAACGCTACGTGGAGGGCTACATCACCGAGGGCAGTAGCGTGCCGCTGCACCCCACCGCGCTGGGAGCGGTGGCGCTGGGCAATGCGCTGACCGACTATCTGGTCCTATCGGAGAACCGATAG